One stretch of Asterias rubens chromosome 8, eAstRub1.3, whole genome shotgun sequence DNA includes these proteins:
- the LOC117293363 gene encoding WD repeat-containing protein on Y chromosome-like — protein MTRGRMTAHSAPVRKIEERINLEHLHKLKQSFENADSENSGTLTLDQFKLVIRNSLGLRGKNEEQITALFMKIDSNSAGHIAWDQFCTYMQLEYEEKEDAYRRQKDVDIHTPASIEYMPHREPVLRITNMSDGTFVATSQDGTISFWSGNMELKRTRSVMTEQNATRQKPKWVTDFVLMPQYNKLILGTGDREIQFYELSTFEPYCQVTGLETTPLKMAYCSTGYDECLIMYGDSEGCLNIIIINGTGETLRTWKKMPKTEGIASVTLEKVAHSHLTRFVRWKVHNDWVAELRYYDEIRSIISCSNNESSALVIGCTTGSTHVEAQLKEIKEHSNFPDAADKKLKIAQQNYAHARRRLDADQTTFRIHKGVKVFDFCKEKNLIITGGMDRIVRMWNPYVPSKPTGMLRGHNAPIFSLYIAADENRVYSISQDKTIKVWDIKDQVCMLTIRPKTHKIRGDLQACHYNRVAKGFCIATDQMALLSHRANRIQQHGEVVYTHKEPVHCAKYNPSFKHIVSCSDGSVVKIWDFETGNAVFEFSQAHDNNAITTMTFDTSNRRLITGGRDGRLKIWNYNNGHCLKRLEREDDFDEITDVCYIEMNKNRFILSVGWDRHINIYTDNSEDFRHVQRPLPKWADDLRDGHKEDILSVAVCLPNLLATSSYDGEVIVWNLISGHIYCHLRSPVPETYVSEELDGDNSICKLLFMSSRKDNKSAAQLIASGPRGSVHFWNIYNGGGLFSQFSSSKNNSAPVTTMQLSDDDTTLFTGDSRGFITVWDVEGYCLFNKEDEPPSLLGSWRGHIESITSMDLVESHNILITTSLDCTVRLWTTEGHYIGTLGQQQPWDVYNPSTFAHPMVPYDVLVDPVSMPTHPILNIKLSNGGSSSYDEEDGDGDGEEEEEEIKMKSDEKDERKSDVISVTNLSTRSQFHFDDDQIAKELKQKPFNKGTGKRLRHEKLKPLPKDRGGPNAYQNLTCFDLADTPPVPPPSRSRGEKMDDPFGFQF, from the exons GATCAGTTTTGTACCTACATGCAGTTGGAGTACGAAGAGAAAGAAGATGCGTATAGGAGACAGAAAGACGTTGATATCCACACACCAGCGAGTATAGAATACATGCCACATAGGGAGCCGGTACTACGCATTACCAACATGTCTGATGGGACATTCGTAGCGACCAGTCAGGATGGGACGATATCATTTTGGAGTGGGAACATGGAACTTAAAAGAACCAGATCTGTCATG aCTGAGCAAAATGCAACGAGACAGAAGCCGAAGTGGGTGACAGACTTTGTTTTAATGCCGCAATACAACAAGCTTATCCTAGGAACAGG GGACCGTGAAATTCAGTTCTACGAGTTGTCAACTTTTGAGCCATACTGCCAGGTGACTGGACTGGAGACTACACCTCTCAAGATGGCATATTG TTCAACTGGGTATGATGAGTGCTTGATAATGTATGGAGATTCTGAAGGTTgcctcaatatcatcatcatcaatggTACAGGAGAAACACTCAG aacTTGGAAGAAGATGCCCAAGACGGAGGGAATAGCCAGCGTGACTCTTGAGAAGGTCGCTCATTCACACTTGACTCGCTTTGTCCGATGGAAGGTCCACAATGACTGGGTTGCCGAACTCAGATACTACGACGAGATCAGATCCATTATTTCATGTTCGAATAACGAGAGCTCGGCTTTGGTAATAG GATGCACAACTGGCAGCACGCATGTGGAAGCTCAACTCAAAGAAATCAAGGAGCATTCCAACTTCCCGGATGCAGCGGACAAGAAACTAAAGATAGCTCAGCAGAACTACGCCCATGCTAGGCGGCGACTTGACGCGGACCAGACTACCTTTAGGATACACAAAGGAGTCAAGGTGTTTGACTTCTGCAAGGAGAAGAATTTAATCATCACCGGTGGAATGGATAGGATTGTGAGAATGTGGAATCCGTATGTACCAAG CAAGCCGACTGGTATGTTAAGAGGTCACAATGCTCCAATCTTCTCCCTCTACATCGCTGCTGACGAGAATAGGGTATACAGTATATCTCAGGACAAAACCATTAAG GTCTGGGACATCAAGGACCAGGTTTGCATGTTGACGATCCGACCCAAGACACACAAGATTAGAGGAGACTTACAAGCCTGTCATTATAATAGGGTTGCTAAGGGATTCTGCATAGCAACAGATCAGATGGCTCTACTCAGTCACAGAGCTAA TCGTATTCAGCAGCATGGGGAGGTTGTTTACACACACAAGGAACCAGTGCATTGTGCCAAATACAACCCTAGCTTTAAACACATCGTCTCCTGCTCAGATGGATCG GTGGTGAAAATCTGGGACTTTGAGACCGGAAACGCCGTTTTTGAGTTCTCTCAGGCACATGACAATAACGCTATCACCACCATGACCTTTGACACCTCCAATCGGAGACTCATCACCGGAGGGAGGGATGGTCGACTCAAGATCTGGAACTATAACAATGGCCATTGTCTAAAGAGGCTGGAGAGAG AGGATGATTTTGATGAGATAACCGACGTCTGTTACATCGAGATGAATAAGAATCGATTCATCTTATCTGTTGGGTGGGACAGACACATCAACATCTACACAGATAATTCAGAGGATTTCAGACATGTGCAACGGCCGCTGCCTAAATGGGCAGATGATCTG agAGATGGTCACAAGGAAGACATATTATCTGTCGCTGTCTGTTTGCCGAATCTTCTAGCGACCTCTAGCTATGACGGTGAGGTCATCGTGTGGAATCTTATATCAGGTCATATCTACTGTCATCTCAGGTCACCCGTACCAGAGACATATGTCTCAGAAGAAT TGGATGGAGATAATAGTATCTGCAAGCTTCTCTTCATGTCTTCAAGAAAAGATAATAAAAGTGCAGCTCAACTCATCGCCTCTGGACCCAGAG gTTCTGTCCATTTTTGGAATATTTACAATGGTGGCGGACTCTTTTCACAGTTCAGCTCG tCTAAGAACAATAGTGccccagtcacaacaatgcaacTCTCTGATGATGATACAACGCTGTTTACTGGAGACTCAAGAG GTTTCATAACAGTGTGGGATGTTGAGGGGTATTGTCTGTTCAACAAGGAAGACGAGCCACCATCGT TGTTGGGATCATGGAGAGGGCACATTGAAAGCATTACCAG catggATCTTGTGGAGTCTCATAATATTTTGATAACTACATCTCTGGATTGTACAGTGAGGTTATGGACAACAGAGGGCCACTATATag GTACCCTAGGGCAGCAGCAACCTTGGGACGTCTACAATCCCTCCACCTTCGCCCATCCCATGGTTCCTTACGACGTCTTAGTGGATCCAGTCAGCATGCCCACTCATCCTATCTTAAACATCAAGCTGTCTAACGGTGGGAGCTCCTCGTATGATGAGGAGGATGGGGATGGGGATGGggaggaggaagaagaagagaTCAAGATGAAGAGTGATGAGAAGGACGAGAGGAAG agTGATGTCATCAGTGTGACCAACCTGAGCACAAGATCACAGTTCCACTTTGATGACGACCAGATTGCAAAGGAACTCAAACAAAAACCCTTCAATAAAGGCACTGGTAAAAG GTTAAGACACGAGAAGTTGAAGCCACTTCCAAAGGATCGAGGTGGTCCCAATGCCTACCAGAACCTGACATGTTTTGACCTGGCAGACACCCCGCCAGTCCCTCCCCCGTCCCGATCTCGGGGTGAAAAGATGGATGACCCCTTTGGCTTCCAGTTCTAG